Proteins from a genomic interval of Amycolatopsis sp. cg13:
- a CDS encoding RAD55 family ATPase, with amino-acid sequence MKQRLASGCQRLDAILGGGLIDPSIALLAGTPGSGKTVLAQQYAFANADPARPVVYFSTLTEPLPKITQFLDGLAFCAPDRIGTSVLFEDLGDVVTQGGLNAGLARLTEVATRTRCGILVVDSIKALRYAASDQASYTRFLYELAGRLSALATSTLWLAEYDSAELASSAEFTIADATIALSTQASGQRTNRALQVLKLRGSTFLPGWHTYRISEEGLDAFPRLSDPTDGDGTVDPAATARASSGIPGLDTMLGGGFWPGSSTIVAGPPGSGKTVIGLHFAFRGAELGQHSTFTTLQESQLQLSRAVHSLGWEPRSDAVTLRCESPNDIYIDQWFYDLLESLTASRSRRLVIDSLTDLAAACDDDQRFNEFLHSLLGRCAQVGITTLLTLEIPDLYGQAGLSGTGISHLSDNVILLQYQRTGARIDRALTVLKTRASPNLPYTTPFEVTGRGIVMDDADRP; translated from the coding sequence ATGAAACAGAGACTCGCCAGCGGCTGCCAACGGCTGGACGCGATACTGGGCGGCGGGCTGATCGACCCGTCGATCGCCCTGCTGGCGGGAACGCCCGGGTCCGGCAAGACCGTGCTGGCCCAGCAGTACGCGTTCGCCAACGCCGACCCCGCCCGTCCCGTGGTGTACTTCAGCACTCTCACCGAACCCCTGCCGAAGATCACCCAGTTCCTCGACGGCCTCGCGTTCTGCGCGCCGGACCGGATCGGGACGTCGGTGCTGTTCGAAGACCTCGGCGACGTGGTCACCCAAGGCGGGCTGAACGCCGGGCTCGCCCGGCTCACCGAGGTCGCGACCCGCACCCGGTGCGGAATCCTGGTCGTCGACAGCATCAAAGCCCTGCGCTACGCCGCCTCGGACCAGGCCAGCTACACGCGGTTCCTCTACGAACTGGCCGGGCGGCTCAGCGCGCTGGCGACCAGCACCCTGTGGCTGGCCGAATACGACAGCGCCGAACTGGCGTCGTCGGCCGAGTTCACCATCGCCGACGCCACCATCGCGCTGTCCACCCAGGCCAGCGGCCAGCGCACCAACCGCGCCCTGCAGGTGCTCAAGCTCCGCGGCAGCACGTTCCTGCCCGGCTGGCACACCTACCGCATTTCCGAAGAGGGCCTGGACGCCTTCCCCCGCCTCAGCGATCCCACCGACGGCGACGGCACCGTCGACCCCGCCGCCACCGCACGCGCGAGCTCGGGCATCCCCGGCCTCGACACCATGCTGGGCGGCGGCTTCTGGCCCGGTTCGAGCACCATCGTGGCCGGACCGCCCGGTTCCGGGAAAACCGTCATCGGCCTGCATTTCGCGTTCCGGGGCGCGGAACTGGGCCAGCACAGCACTTTCACGACGCTTCAGGAAAGCCAGCTCCAGCTCAGCCGAGCCGTCCACAGCCTGGGCTGGGAACCGCGGTCCGACGCCGTCACGCTGCGCTGCGAATCCCCCAACGACATCTACATCGACCAGTGGTTCTACGACCTGCTGGAATCGCTGACCGCCAGCCGCAGCCGCAGGCTGGTCATCGACAGCCTCACCGACCTCGCCGCGGCGTGCGACGACGACCAGCGGTTCAACGAATTCCTGCACTCCCTGCTGGGCCGGTGCGCTCAGGTGGGCATCACCACGCTGCTCACCCTGGAGATCCCGGATCTGTACGGGCAGGCGGGCCTGTCCGGCACCGGGATCTCCCATCTGTCCGACAACGTGATCCTGCTGCAGTACCAGCGCACCGGGGCGCGCATCGACCGGGCGCTGACCGTGCTGAAAACGCGGGCCAGCCCGAATCTGCCCTACACGACGCCGTTCGAGGTCACCGGCCGCGGGATCGTCATGGACGACGCCGACCGGCCCTGA
- a CDS encoding amino acid ABC transporter ATP-binding protein, with translation MTTVETSREAPMVEAVNVCKSFGSAAVLKGIDLEVRRGEVMTLLGPSGSGKSTFLRLINHLETLSAGRLYVDGQLVGYGERNGRLHELPPSAVQRRRAEIGMVFQRFNLFAHMTALQNVMEAPVGVRREKREVVRKRALELLDRVGLADKASSYPSALSGGQQQRVAIARALAMQPKLMLFDEPTSALDPELVGEVLDVMKDLARSGMTMVVVTHEIGFAREVADHAVFIDGGVVVESGNPAQVLTDPRHPRTKAFLGKVL, from the coding sequence ATGACGACCGTCGAGACGAGCCGCGAAGCACCGATGGTGGAGGCGGTGAACGTCTGCAAGAGTTTCGGTTCCGCCGCCGTGCTGAAGGGAATCGATCTCGAAGTGCGCCGCGGCGAGGTGATGACGCTGCTGGGACCTTCGGGGTCCGGGAAGTCCACTTTTCTCCGGTTGATCAACCATCTCGAGACGTTGAGCGCCGGCCGCTTGTACGTCGACGGCCAGCTGGTCGGCTACGGCGAGCGCAACGGACGGCTGCACGAACTGCCGCCGTCGGCGGTTCAGCGGCGGCGGGCCGAGATCGGCATGGTGTTCCAGCGGTTCAATCTTTTCGCGCACATGACCGCGTTGCAGAACGTCATGGAGGCTCCGGTCGGCGTCCGGCGCGAAAAGCGGGAAGTCGTCCGGAAACGCGCGCTGGAACTGCTCGACCGGGTCGGGCTCGCCGACAAGGCGTCGTCGTATCCCAGCGCGCTCTCGGGCGGACAACAGCAACGGGTCGCGATCGCGCGAGCCCTTGCCATGCAACCGAAACTGATGCTCTTCGACGAGCCGACGTCCGCGCTCGACCCGGAACTCGTCGGCGAGGTCCTCGACGTGATGAAGGACCTCGCCCGCTCGGGCATGACGATGGTCGTGGTCACCCACGAGATCGGGTTCGCGCGAGAGGTCGCCGACCACGCGGTGTTCATCGACGGCGGGGTCGTCGTCGAGAGCGGAAATCCGGCACAGGTGCTGACCGATCCGCGACATCCGCGGACGAAAGCATTCCTCGGGAAAGTCCTGTGA
- a CDS encoding GAF domain-containing protein, with amino-acid sequence MNKLSEEWVPILLEAARTLTGQRAGLDAAYLLTGVCTRLPGVDEAIVLLPDDRGRGVPLAGTDWPLFDDLLAFRADEDLCGTAGEGEREAAVYADLAGQAGRWPGLARIAAAHGIAAVHTVPMEAFGELVGTVVLTSRERQALSAGEIAFVRGCAGIAAAGLLADAVAETLPSAVLRLSHHTAQQDQIAVWQAAGMLAGHSGVDLAAAEAMLRAHARDLAQPLVHSAERVADGGADEIAGPGHDTRILVVDPDRFTVSCLSDTLRAAGFDVTAVVSAAAAQSAVPPPVAIIDQTAAGAGDLIRTLSEGPGTQVIVISPVAVRQAPPATARVLPKPVHPSQVLAVVRDLHPAARQAA; translated from the coding sequence GTGAACAAGCTGAGCGAGGAGTGGGTCCCGATCCTGCTGGAGGCGGCCCGGACGCTGACGGGCCAGCGCGCCGGACTGGACGCCGCGTATCTGCTCACCGGCGTCTGCACGCGATTGCCCGGCGTGGACGAGGCGATCGTGCTGCTGCCCGACGACCGCGGCCGCGGCGTCCCGCTCGCCGGGACCGACTGGCCGCTGTTCGACGACCTGCTCGCCTTCCGGGCCGACGAGGACCTGTGCGGGACGGCCGGGGAAGGCGAACGGGAAGCCGCCGTTTACGCCGATCTCGCCGGTCAGGCCGGCCGGTGGCCGGGGCTGGCGCGGATCGCCGCCGCGCACGGCATCGCCGCCGTGCACACCGTCCCGATGGAGGCGTTCGGCGAACTCGTCGGCACGGTCGTGCTGACCAGCCGCGAGCGCCAGGCGCTGTCCGCGGGCGAAATCGCCTTCGTGCGGGGCTGCGCCGGGATCGCCGCGGCGGGCCTGCTGGCCGACGCCGTCGCCGAAACCCTGCCGTCCGCCGTCCTCCGGCTGAGCCACCACACCGCGCAGCAGGACCAGATCGCGGTGTGGCAGGCCGCCGGGATGCTCGCCGGCCACAGCGGCGTGGACCTCGCCGCGGCGGAGGCGATGCTGCGCGCCCACGCCCGGGACCTGGCCCAGCCGCTCGTGCACAGCGCCGAACGCGTGGCGGACGGCGGCGCGGACGAGATCGCCGGTCCCGGGCACGATACCCGGATCCTGGTGGTGGACCCGGACCGCTTCACGGTCAGCTGTTTGTCGGACACGTTGCGCGCGGCCGGTTTCGACGTCACCGCGGTCGTTTCCGCGGCGGCGGCACAGAGCGCGGTTCCTCCGCCCGTGGCGATCATCGACCAGACCGCCGCGGGCGCCGGCGACTTGATCCGGACCCTCTCGGAAGGACCGGGCACGCAAGTGATCGTGATCTCGCCGGTGGCGGTGCGGCAGGCTCCGCCCGCCACCGCCCGGGTGCTGCCCAAACCGGTCCACCCGTCACAGGTCCTGGCCGTGGTCCGCGATCTGCACCCCGCAGCCCGGCAGGCCGCGTGA
- a CDS encoding amino acid ABC transporter permease, producing MTAISAPRIQEEPVVPLRRPGRWVTCAVAAVLAAMFVHTLLTNKNFGWDVVGNYLGSGEILAGLGKTIELTVIAMAIGIVLGVVLAVMRLSANPAMKGFASLYIWFFRGTPVFVQLLFWGYASALYPRLGIGIPFGPQFVSAPTNVLITPFIAAILGLGLNEGAYMAEVVRAGILSVDRGQTEAAQALGMSRLRTLRRVVLPQAMRVIIPPTGNQVITMLKTTSLVSVLAFPELLYSAQLVYSTNFKTIPLLITASLWYLLMTSVLNVGQHFLERRFNRSERAVSRRAAAEIPSEGR from the coding sequence ATGACAGCGATAAGTGCGCCACGGATCCAGGAAGAACCGGTAGTGCCGCTGCGCCGTCCCGGGCGCTGGGTCACCTGCGCGGTCGCGGCGGTGCTGGCGGCGATGTTCGTCCACACCCTGCTCACCAACAAGAACTTCGGCTGGGACGTCGTCGGGAACTACCTCGGGTCCGGCGAAATCCTCGCCGGGCTGGGGAAAACGATCGAGCTGACGGTGATCGCGATGGCGATCGGGATCGTGCTCGGCGTCGTGCTCGCGGTGATGCGGTTGTCGGCGAATCCGGCGATGAAAGGGTTCGCCTCCCTCTACATCTGGTTTTTCCGCGGCACGCCGGTATTCGTCCAATTGCTGTTCTGGGGCTACGCCTCGGCGCTCTATCCCCGGCTCGGGATCGGCATCCCGTTCGGTCCGCAATTCGTGTCCGCGCCGACCAACGTCCTGATCACGCCGTTCATCGCGGCGATTCTGGGCCTGGGGCTGAACGAGGGCGCCTACATGGCCGAGGTCGTCCGGGCGGGAATCCTGTCGGTCGACCGCGGGCAGACCGAGGCCGCGCAGGCGCTCGGCATGTCGCGGCTGCGCACCTTGCGCCGCGTCGTGCTGCCGCAGGCGATGCGGGTGATCATCCCGCCGACCGGCAACCAGGTGATCACCATGCTGAAAACGACGTCCCTGGTGAGCGTGCTGGCCTTCCCGGAATTGCTGTACTCGGCGCAGCTCGTCTATTCCACGAACTTCAAGACGATTCCGCTGCTGATCACCGCGTCGCTGTGGTACTTGCTGATGACGTCGGTGCTCAACGTCGGCCAGCATTTTCTGGAACGCCGGTTCAACCGCAGCGAACGGGCCGTGTCCCGCCGGGCGGCGGCCGAGATCCCTTCGGAGGGCCGATGA
- a CDS encoding NAD(P)/FAD-dependent oxidoreductase, whose amino-acid sequence MQIVVIGAGVIGLSVATELARRGARVTVVDQHVPGAGTSSTSYAWVNANKKEPQAYYDLNLAGMEAHRRLAEAAGGGWLANGGHLEVATDPAHAAELEQRMARLTGHGYAVEQVTPERARQLVPDLLVPLDAGPIAYFPSEAHCYPQLYLAHLLTAAEDLGVQVVSGARVKAFDVDAGRPVLRLADGTALGCDRVVSCAGRWTGELLAQADLPLAMETFTHPGDATVGYLAVTSPVPVALSGLLTTSRLNVRPDGAGRLQLQALDLDRTADPRAVPGTDSPLAEELLDRLAGVLRHSRAATVSELRVGQRALPADGLTVAGPVPSSPWLYVVATHSGVTLAPLLGDLVAAEVYDGVVQDLLAEFRPDRLLAPGVRHAAAQPPRRPGEQ is encoded by the coding sequence GTGCAGATCGTCGTCATCGGGGCCGGGGTGATCGGCCTGTCCGTCGCCACCGAGCTCGCCCGCCGCGGCGCCCGGGTCACCGTCGTGGACCAGCACGTGCCCGGCGCGGGCACGTCGTCGACCAGCTATGCCTGGGTCAACGCGAACAAGAAGGAACCTCAGGCGTACTACGACCTCAACCTCGCGGGCATGGAGGCGCACCGTCGCTTGGCGGAAGCCGCGGGTGGCGGCTGGCTCGCCAACGGCGGGCACCTCGAGGTCGCGACCGATCCGGCGCACGCGGCCGAGCTGGAACAGCGGATGGCGCGGTTGACTGGTCACGGGTACGCCGTCGAACAGGTCACTCCGGAACGTGCGCGGCAGCTGGTCCCGGATCTGCTTGTTCCGCTCGACGCGGGTCCGATCGCGTACTTCCCGAGCGAGGCGCATTGCTATCCGCAGCTCTACCTGGCCCATCTGCTCACGGCGGCCGAGGACCTGGGCGTGCAGGTGGTCAGCGGGGCGCGGGTGAAGGCCTTCGACGTCGACGCCGGACGGCCGGTGCTGCGGCTCGCCGACGGGACGGCGCTCGGCTGCGACCGGGTGGTCAGCTGTGCCGGGCGGTGGACCGGGGAGTTGCTGGCGCAGGCGGACCTTCCGTTGGCGATGGAGACGTTCACCCATCCCGGGGATGCGACGGTCGGCTATCTCGCGGTCACCAGTCCGGTGCCGGTGGCGTTGTCCGGATTGCTCACCACGTCGCGGCTCAATGTCCGTCCGGACGGGGCGGGGCGGTTGCAGTTGCAGGCGCTCGACCTGGACCGGACCGCGGATCCCCGGGCTGTTCCGGGGACGGATTCGCCGCTCGCGGAGGAGTTGCTGGACCGGCTCGCGGGCGTTCTGCGGCACAGCCGGGCGGCGACGGTGTCGGAGTTGCGGGTCGGGCAGCGGGCGCTTCCGGCGGACGGGCTCACTGTGGCCGGGCCGGTGCCTTCTTCTCCGTGGCTGTATGTGGTCGCAACGCACAGCGGGGTGACGCTCGCGCCGTTGCTGGGCGATCTGGTGGCCGCGGAGGTGTATGACGGCGTGGTCCAGGATCTGCTCGCGGAGTTCCGGCCGGATCGGCTGCTCGCGCCCGGGGTCCGGCACGCCGCCGCGCAGCCCCCTCGACGGCCGGGTGAGCAGTAG
- a CDS encoding GAF domain-containing protein, with protein MVIEQELAKIYAAIRARALAEGSSVALRHVAQVCRDLLAVDGVGVRLKDRLGLGEPACATDPRAERMLELQITVGEGPGLTALRRRFAVLSADLDEPRRFRQWPMFAPAAVEEGLRAAFAFPLATGAASLGVLEFYREAGRSLSDAELDLALTLVQVMTGHLLAQVALVASGEAEAMVDEGLYRRWRTVHSATGMVAAQLGCPVAEALLRLRAYAYVSGRRLSEVADDVTAGVLRLPPDHPSWRRDGDRGENDAGEGPDQDGESGRRTE; from the coding sequence GTGGTGATCGAGCAGGAACTGGCGAAGATCTACGCGGCGATCCGGGCCCGCGCTCTGGCCGAGGGTTCCTCGGTTGCGCTGCGGCACGTGGCCCAGGTGTGCCGGGACCTGCTGGCCGTCGACGGGGTCGGGGTGCGGCTGAAAGACCGGCTCGGTCTCGGCGAACCCGCCTGCGCCACCGACCCGCGCGCCGAACGGATGCTCGAACTCCAGATCACGGTGGGCGAAGGCCCTGGGCTCACGGCGCTGCGGCGCAGGTTCGCGGTGCTGTCCGCGGACCTGGACGAGCCGCGGCGGTTCCGGCAGTGGCCGATGTTCGCGCCCGCCGCGGTCGAGGAGGGGCTGCGCGCGGCGTTCGCGTTCCCGCTGGCCACCGGGGCGGCGTCGCTGGGGGTGCTGGAGTTCTACCGGGAGGCCGGGCGGTCCCTGTCCGACGCCGAACTGGACCTGGCGCTCACGCTGGTCCAGGTCATGACCGGCCACCTGCTCGCCCAGGTGGCCCTCGTGGCGTCGGGCGAGGCGGAGGCGATGGTCGACGAGGGGCTTTACCGCCGCTGGCGCACCGTCCACTCCGCCACGGGAATGGTCGCGGCGCAGCTGGGCTGCCCGGTCGCTGAGGCATTGCTGCGGTTGCGGGCCTACGCGTACGTCAGCGGCCGGCGGTTGTCCGAGGTGGCTGACGACGTCACCGCGGGCGTGCTGCGACTGCCCCCTGATCACCCGTCGTGGCGGCGCGACGGCGACCGCGGCGAAAACGACGCGGGCGAAGGTCCCGACCAGGACGGCGAAAGCGGGAGGCGGACGGAGTGA
- a CDS encoding ABC transporter substrate-binding protein, producing MNRRGVALIVTGAVAVCAALTGCGASSSAGGESAGPSSEVAIPAVAKDAALAAKLPAEVRSAGVLRVAMDETYPPFESVQAGKVVGLDPDLANAIGGVLGVRVEFVNTSFDAIIPSLTSNKVDLAMSSIGDTLERERTIDLATYYWNGTLVLVKSGNPAGIKADQVCGARVGVIRGSLQQTSFLPSQAAKCAAAGKQAAKVEVYQNGPQAQLALQSGRIDGVMEDAPPLLAVAAQQKDVFETAGPFFRNPNPGGVAFPKGSKLVEPVHEAIGVLIKNGTYRAILKKWNLEKIAIDKSEINGAQS from the coding sequence ATGAATCGACGTGGAGTCGCCCTGATCGTCACTGGCGCTGTCGCTGTTTGCGCTGCTCTGACGGGGTGCGGAGCGAGTTCCTCGGCGGGCGGGGAGTCAGCTGGACCGTCTTCGGAAGTCGCGATTCCGGCGGTCGCCAAGGACGCGGCGCTCGCGGCCAAGCTTCCCGCGGAGGTCCGGAGCGCGGGGGTGCTCCGGGTGGCGATGGACGAGACCTATCCGCCGTTCGAGTCGGTTCAGGCGGGCAAGGTCGTGGGACTCGACCCGGATTTGGCGAACGCGATCGGCGGCGTGCTCGGGGTCCGGGTGGAATTCGTGAACACGTCGTTCGACGCGATCATTCCCTCGCTGACGTCGAACAAAGTCGACCTCGCGATGTCGTCGATCGGCGACACCTTGGAACGCGAGCGCACGATCGACCTGGCCACCTATTACTGGAACGGCACGCTGGTGCTGGTGAAATCCGGGAATCCGGCGGGGATCAAGGCCGACCAGGTGTGCGGCGCGCGCGTCGGCGTGATCCGGGGATCCTTGCAGCAGACCAGTTTCCTGCCGTCGCAGGCGGCGAAGTGCGCGGCCGCCGGGAAGCAGGCCGCGAAGGTCGAGGTGTATCAGAACGGGCCGCAGGCGCAGCTCGCGTTGCAGAGCGGGCGCATCGACGGCGTGATGGAGGACGCGCCGCCGCTGCTGGCGGTCGCGGCGCAGCAAAAAGACGTTTTCGAGACCGCCGGGCCGTTCTTCCGCAATCCGAATCCGGGCGGAGTCGCGTTCCCGAAGGGGAGCAAGCTCGTGGAACCGGTGCACGAGGCGATCGGCGTGCTGATCAAGAACGGTACTTACCGGGCGATTCTGAAGAAGTGGAACCTGGAGAAGATCGCGATCGACAAGTCGGAGATCAACGGCGCGCAGTCGTAG